The DNA segment GCTACGTGGATCGGACCCAATCGTTCGATCTGGGCATCGCGGTGGTGGGGTTGACTCCGTTGGTGGGCTACTTTGCGCTGCGACTGTTCTGGGAAAAACCGAAGGGAAGTTGAAATGCGCGTTGCGCTACACCACCCACTGAGTCACGACACCACGCAAATCCATTTCGAACTCAATGTCCACCACGGGCGGCCGGGTGTAATGCCAAGTGACGCCGTGGCGCTGCGCGGCCGGCAGGCTGGGCAGCACCAGTGATTCTAGGAGCGGATGCAGCGGGTGGGTCGTGTAAGCATTGACCGCGGTGACTTCTTCCCAGGTGCCGTGCAGACCGCGCAAACGGTCAACCATCACCTCACACACGTACCGTGCCTTTTCCGCGATAGCCTCGGCCGAGGTCTCGCCCCGACGCAGGATGCCGTCATTGACAAGGGTGCCTTCCACTAACTCGCCTGCGCCTGCAACGATGAAAGTCTGGCGTTTCAACTCGGCGTTCGGACGAACGAAAGAAAAGGCATGCAGCACTGGCTCCGGGCCCTCCAATGCGATCGGGCAGACGTTGGTTCGCGCGATAGGATTTGCGCCGTCCACGACCACACCCCACTCCTCCAGGACCGCGCAATAGCCGCGGTTGAACTTGATGAACCCCGGCATGGTGAACGGCTTGGGCGAGCGCAATTCCATGGCGCAGAGTTCGGAGCGCTGGCGACCTTGCTTGCGGAGAAAGTGGTCCACGAAATCAAAGCCCTCGCGCCACGGCCGCGCGACTTCCAGCGTGACGTGAACGATTTCGTGGCCTGGATTTGCAATCACGCCGCACGAATAGGGAGCAATCCCAGGGAGAAAGCGGTAAGAACAACGGGGATGGGTGACGAGAGGTGTCGTGGATTGAGCTTTCATTTCAAAAACAAATCCCAAACTTTCGCGCGCCGCAATTTGCCCGCCGGACCTTCGATCCACAGCGTGACCGTGAACTCGCCGCCCTTTTCGTAGCGATGCTGCGGATGGCGTTCGGTCGAAATCTGGCCATCGCCAAAGTCCCATTTCCACGTGGTGATCTCGCCCCTCGACTCATCGCGAAACGCGACCAATCGCCGCGCGGGGTCAACGACTTGAAACGTCCACCGAGCTTCGATGGGTTTGCGCAAGCCTGGCTTGAGCGGCATGAGGCGAAACGCGCAAAGGTCGGACGCGTTGCCGTACATCGTCGTTTTGTGCGAGAGATTCCAAAACGCTTTGTAGTGCTCGGCTTTTTCGTCGTCGTAATCGAGCACCGCCCACGACAGACCGACGAGCGCATTCTCCTTGAGCTGGGACACGACCGCGCGCGCCGGGCCGTCGGCGGGAGCGAAGTCGAAGGGGGTGATCCAGAATTCCAGCACCAGCTTGCCGCTCTGGCCGGGGCGAAAATTGTAGCGTTGCGCGGCGTTGGCGTAGGGCAGTTCTTTGATCCACGGCTGGCAGCCCCAGACCATCGCCCAGTCCTTGCCTTCAGCGGGCGTGAAGATGTGGTAGTTTTGCGCATGGACACCGTGGAAGCTGAAGTGGGCTTCCTCCGGCCGGTCCTTGAAGTGCGGGTGCATCTGCTTGATGAGCGGCCCGCCGGACAAGTCGCCGTCCACCACCACCTCGAAAATGTCGTTGTGCAAATCCGTCCGGGCGAAGTCCCAGTAATCGTCGGAAGCCTCGTACAGAAAGTAGAGCTGGTTCAGGCCTTTGACCCAGCCCACGCGCACCTGAACGTCGAGGTCGGCGCGATCATGGTTTGTCCCATGCCCGCCCACGGTGTCGGCGAGCTGGTCCATGCCGATGATGTAATGCTTCGGCA comes from the Verrucomicrobiota bacterium genome and includes:
- a CDS encoding RidA family protein, translating into MIANPGHEIVHVTLEVARPWREGFDFVDHFLRKQGRQRSELCAMELRSPKPFTMPGFIKFNRGYCAVLEEWGVVVDGANPIARTNVCPIALEGPEPVLHAFSFVRPNAELKRQTFIVAGAGELVEGTLVNDGILRRGETSAEAIAEKARYVCEVMVDRLRGLHGTWEEVTAVNAYTTHPLHPLLESLVLPSLPAAQRHGVTWHYTRPPVVDIEFEMDLRGVVTQWVV
- a CDS encoding PKD domain-containing protein, whose translation is MVPKHYIIGMDQLADTVGGHGTNHDRADLDVQVRVGWVKGLNQLYFLYEASDDYWDFARTDLHNDIFEVVVDGDLSGGPLIKQMHPHFKDRPEEAHFSFHGVHAQNYHIFTPAEGKDWAMVWGCQPWIKELPYANAAQRYNFRPGQSGKLVLEFWITPFDFAPADGPARAVVSQLKENALVGLSWAVLDYDDEKAEHYKAFWNLSHKTTMYGNASDLCAFRLMPLKPGLRKPIEARWTFQVVDPARRLVAFRDESRGEITTWKWDFGDGQISTERHPQHRYEKGGEFTVTLWIEGPAGKLRRAKVWDLFLK